In the genome of Amaranthus tricolor cultivar Red isolate AtriRed21 chromosome 15, ASM2621246v1, whole genome shotgun sequence, one region contains:
- the LOC130801541 gene encoding glycine-rich cell wall structural protein 1.0-like yields MAAYKISGVVFFLILGLGLSSAARSLLTYDLGGYGGDGYASGGGGGSGGGGAGAYGGHAGGYGGGGGEGGGIATGGGYAGGGGGGSGGGGAYSGGGHAGAYGGGEGGGHGGAGTYGGGYAGGGGGGSGGGGAGAYGGVEHAGGYGGGEGAGGGHAGGGGAYAGGGGSGSGGGGAGAYGGVEHAGGYGGGEGAGGGHAGGGGAYAGGGGSGSGGGGAGAYGGGGEHAGGYGGGEGGGHGGAYGGGGAGAYGGGGGSGGGGAGAYGGAGGHAGGYGGGEGGGHGGAYGGGGAGAYGGGGGSGGGGAGAYGGAGGHAGGYGGGEGGGHGGAYGGGGAGAYGGGGGSGGGGAGAYGGGGEALGGGYGSGGGAGGAGAEGGHAYGIGGGGGSGGGGAYAGGAHAGGYGGGAGGGEGGAHGGYIP; encoded by the coding sequence ATGGCTGCCTACAAAATCTCTGGTGTTGTTTTCTTCTTGATACTTGGGTTGGGCCTTTCCTCAGCCGCTAGGTCTCTCCTCACTTATGACCTAGGAGGCTACGGTGGAGATGGATATGCTTCTGGTGGCGGTGGCGGTAGTGGTGGTGGTGGGGCAGGTGCTTATGGTGGGCATGCTGGTGGATATGGTGGTGGGGGTGGTGAAGGAGGTGGTATAGCAACTGGTGGTGGATATGCAGGCGGAGGTGGTGGCGGTAGTGGTGGTGGCGGTGCATACAGTGGTGGAGGACATGCTGGTGCTTATGGGGGTGGTGAAGGTGGTGGTCATGGTGGTGCTGGAACATATGGAGGTGGTTATGCaggtggtggtggtggcggAAGTGGAGGAGGTGGTGCGGGTGCATATGGTGGGGTAGAACATGCAGGTGGCTATGGAGGCGGTGAAGGAGCCGGTGGAGGTCATGCAGGGGGAGGTGGTGCTTATGCTGGTGGAGGCGGTAGTGGGTCTGGAGGTGGTGGTGCTGGTGCATATGGAGGAGTAGAGCACGCCGGCGGCTATGGAGGTGGTGAAGGAGCCGGTGGAGGTCATGCAGGTGGTGGTGGTGCTTATGCTGGTGGAGGCGGTAGTGGTTCTGGTGGCGGTGGTGCTGGTGCATATGGAGGTGGAGGAGAGCATGCCGGAGGCTACGGAGGCGGTGAAGGCGGTGGCCATGGAGGAGCTTATGGTGGAGGTGGTGCTGGAGCATATGGTGGAGGAGGTGGATCTGGCGGAGGCGGTGCTGGTGCATATGGAGGCGCTGGTGGACATGCTGGAGGCTATGGAGGTGGTGAAGGCGGTGGCCATGGAGGAGCTTATGGTGGAGGTGGTGCTGGGGCATATGGTGGAGGTGGTGGATCAGGCGGAGGTGGTGCTGGTGCATATGGAGGTGCTGGAGGACATGCTGGAGGATATGGAGGTGGTGAAGGTGGTGGCCATGGAGGAGCATATGGTGGAGGTGGTGCAGGTGCATACGGCGGTGGAGGTGGAAGTGGTGGCGGCGGTGCAGGTGCTTACGGTGGTGGTGGTGAAGCTTTAGGCGGAGGATATGGTAGCGGAGGAGGAGCTGGTGGTGCTGGTGCAGAAGGGGGACATGCTTATGGAATTGGTGGCGGTGGTGGCTCAGGGGGTGGAGGTGCCTATGCAGGCGGTGCACATGCAGGTGGATACGGTGGTGGTGCTGGAGGTGGTGAAGGAGGTGCCCATGGAGGGTATATTCCTTGA